GAGACGGCGGAGATAGCCGCTGATTTGCGCTTTTTCCACTTCGAGCCCGGCGAGCGCTGGCACGCTTTTGAGGGCTACGCGCCGCACCAGTACTTCGTCGATCCGTGCAAGCTGCTGCTCACCACGCCGGGGATTAATACCGACACCGGCGAGTATGAGGCTTTCGGCGTGCCCGCCGCCGTGCTCGCAAGCTACCTGCGCGAAAACCACATCATCCCGGAGAAATGCGATCTCAACTCGATTCTGTTCCTGCTGACGCCCGCCGAGGAGATGAGCAAGCTGCAACAGCTGGTGGCGCAACTGGCGCGCTTTGAAGCGCTGCTGGAGCGCGACGCGCCGCTCGTCGACGTGCTGCCCTCGCTCTTTAAACAGCACCAGGTGCGCTACGAAGGCTATACGCTGCGACAGCTCTGCCAGGAGATGCACGACTTTTACGCCAGCCGTAACGTTAAACAGCTGCAAAAAGAGATGTTCCGCAAAGCGCATTTCCCGCGCGTCGTCATGAGCCCGCAGGCGGCCCACCAGGCGTTTATTCGCGGCAATATTGAACTGGTACGGCTTGAACAGGCCGAAGGGCGTATCGCGGCGGAGGGTGCGCTCCCCTACCCGCCCGGCGTGCTGTGCGTGGTGCCCGGCGAAATCTGGGGCGGCGCGGCGCTGCATTACTTTCAGGCGCTGGAAGAAGGGATCAACCTGCTGCCGGGCTTCGCGCCGGAATTGCAGGGCGTCTATGTCGAAACCTGCGATGGCCGCCATCAGGTCTGGTGTTACGTGGTCAGTGAAAACCCTGCCTCGCAACCCCGTACAGAAGGAGCGTTATGATGAGCAAATCCAACAAAATGGGCGTTGTGCCGCTGACTATCCTGACCATGGTCAACATGATGGGCTCCGGTATTATCATGCTGCCGACCAAACTCGCCGAAGTGGGGACGATTTCGATTATCTCATGGCTTGTGACCGCCGTCGGCTCGACAGCGCTCGCCTGGGCGTTTGCCAAATGCGGGATGTACAGCCGTAAATCGGGCGGCATGGGCGGCTATGCGGAATACGCCTTCGGCAAATCCGGCAACTTTATGGCGAACTACACCTACGGGGTGTCGCTGCTTATCGCGAACGTGGCCATCGCTATTTCGGCGGTCGGCTACGGCAGCGAGCTGTTCGGCGCGGCCTTAACGCCGGTGCAAACCGGGATCGCCACCATCGGCGTGCTGTGGATCTGCACCGTCGCTAATTTCGGCGGCGCGCGTATTACCGGCAAGCTCAGCAGCGTGACCGTCTGGGGGGTGATCATTCCGGTGGTCGGGCTGTCGGTCATCGGCTGGTTCTGGTTCAGCCCGACACTGTATGCCGCCTCATGGAACCCGCATCACGTGCCGTTTTTCGATGCGGTCGGATCGTCAATCGCCATGACGCTGTGGGCCTTTCTGGGGCTGGAATCGGCCTGCGCCAATACGGAAGTAGTGGAAAACCCGGAGCGCAACGTGCCGATTGCGGTGCTCGGCGGCACGCTGGGCGCGGCGGTGATTTATATCGTCTCAACCAATGTGATTGCGGGCATTGTGCCGAACCTGGATCTGGCCCACTCCACCGCGCCGTTCGGGCTGGCGTTCGCGCAGATGTTTACGCCGGGCGTCGGGAAAATCATTATGGCGCTGATGGTGATGTCCTGCTGCGGCTCGCTGCTCGGCTGGCAGTTCACCATCGCCCAGGTGTTCCGCTCCTCCGCCGATGAGGGCTATTTCCCGAAAGTCTTTTCCCACCTGAGCCGCGCGGAAGCGCCGGTCAAAGGGATGCTGACGATTGTGATTATCCAGAGCGGGCTGTCGCTGATGACCATCAGCCCTTCGCTTAACAAGCAGTTTAACGTGCTGGTGAACCTGGCGGTGGTAACGAATATCATCCCGTATATTCTGTCGATGGCGGCGCTGGTGATTATTCAGCAGGTGGCGAAAGTGCCGCCGCGTAAGGCGAAACCGGCGAATCTGGTGGCGCTGCTCGGGGCGATTTACAGCTTCTACGCGCTCTACTCGTCAGGCGAGGAGGCGATGCTGTATGGCGCGATAGTCACCTTTATGGGCTGGACGCTGTACGGGCTGGTGTCGCCGCGCTTTGAGCTGACCAATAAACACAGTTAATGAGCGGCATGACGATGAAAACAAAACGGCAACCCGAAGGTTGCCGTTTTTCGCGTCTCCTGTTCAGGAGCGCATTCAGGCGTTTTTCAGCACTTCACTGACGATTTCCACCGCTTCTTTCTCGATCTGCTTGCGGTGTTCTTCACCGAGGAAACTTTCGCAGTAGATCTTGTACGCGTCTTCGGTGCCGGAAGGACGCGCCGCGAACCAGCCGTTCTCGGTCATCACTTTCAGGCCGCCGATAGCCGCACCGTTGCCCGGAGCGGCAGTCAGACGCGCGGTGATGGGGTCGCCTGCCAGCGTACTGGCGCTGACCATTTCCGGAGAGAGCTTCGAGAGCGCCGCTTTCTGCGCGGAGGTCGCGGAAGCCTGTAGACGGTTGTAGCTCGGCGCGCCGAAACGCGCGGCCAGTTCGTCATAGTGCTGCTGCGGGTTTTTACCGGTTACGGCGGTGATTTCCGCCGCCAGCAGGCACATGATGATGCCGTCTTTATCAGTGGACCACGGCGTGCCGTCAAAGCGCAGGAAAGACGCGCCCGCGCTCTCTTCGCCGCCAAAGCCAAAGCTGCCGTCGTAGAGACCGTCAACAAACCATTTAAAGCCAACCGGCACTTCCACCAGCTTACGGCCCAGCGCGTCCACCACGCGGTCGATCATCGCGGAGGAGACCAGCGTTTTGCCAACGGCCACATCCTGACCCCACTGCGGACGATGCTGGAACAGGTAGTTGATCGCCACCGCCAGATAGTGGTTCGGGTTCATCAGGCCCGCAGGCGTGACGATACCGTGACGGTCGTAGTCCGGGTCGTTCGCGAACGCCAGGTCGAACTTATCACGCAGCGCCAGCAGACCGGCCATCGCCGATTCCGAGGAGCAGTCCATGCGGATTGCGCCGTCTTTATCGAGGTGCATAAAGCGGAAAGTCTGATCCACCTGATCGTTAACGATGGTGAGATTGAGCTTGTAGTGCTCCGCGATGCGCTTCCAGTATTCGATACCGGAGCCGCCGAGCGGATCAACGCCAAGCTTCAGGCCCGCTTTCTGGATAGCGGCCATATCAACGATTTCTGCAAGCCCCTCGATAAACGGCTGCACCAGGTCTTTTTCCTGAATGCGGCCGCTCGCCCAGGCCTCGTCCAGAGAGATGCGTTTCACCTCTTTCAGGCCGTTCGCCAGCAGTTCGTTAGCGCGGTTTTCGACCACTTTGGTGACGTTGGTGTCTGCCGGGCCGCCGTTAGGCGGGTTGTATTTGATGCCGCCGTCGTCCGGTGGGTTGTGCGACGGGGTGATGACGATGCCATCGGCCTGCGCGCCGCCGCGTTTGTTA
This sequence is a window from Cronobacter sakazakii. Protein-coding genes within it:
- the potE gene encoding putrescine-ornithine antiporter, translated to MSKSNKMGVVPLTILTMVNMMGSGIIMLPTKLAEVGTISIISWLVTAVGSTALAWAFAKCGMYSRKSGGMGGYAEYAFGKSGNFMANYTYGVSLLIANVAIAISAVGYGSELFGAALTPVQTGIATIGVLWICTVANFGGARITGKLSSVTVWGVIIPVVGLSVIGWFWFSPTLYAASWNPHHVPFFDAVGSSIAMTLWAFLGLESACANTEVVENPERNVPIAVLGGTLGAAVIYIVSTNVIAGIVPNLDLAHSTAPFGLAFAQMFTPGVGKIIMALMVMSCCGSLLGWQFTIAQVFRSSADEGYFPKVFSHLSRAEAPVKGMLTIVIIQSGLSLMTISPSLNKQFNVLVNLAVVTNIIPYILSMAALVIIQQVAKVPPRKAKPANLVALLGAIYSFYALYSSGEEAMLYGAIVTFMGWTLYGLVSPRFELTNKHS
- the pgm gene encoding phosphoglucomutase (alpha-D-glucose-1,6-bisphosphate-dependent); protein product: MAVNNRAGQPAQQSDLINVAQLTAQYYVLKPEVGNAEHAVKFGTSGHRGSAARHSFNEPHILAIAQAIAEERTKNGITGPCYVGKDTHALSEPAIISVLEVLAANGVDIIVQENNGYTPTPAVSNAILEHNKRGGAQADGIVITPSHNPPDDGGIKYNPPNGGPADTNVTKVVENRANELLANGLKEVKRISLDEAWASGRIQEKDLVQPFIEGLAEIVDMAAIQKAGLKLGVDPLGGSGIEYWKRIAEHYKLNLTIVNDQVDQTFRFMHLDKDGAIRMDCSSESAMAGLLALRDKFDLAFANDPDYDRHGIVTPAGLMNPNHYLAVAINYLFQHRPQWGQDVAVGKTLVSSAMIDRVVDALGRKLVEVPVGFKWFVDGLYDGSFGFGGEESAGASFLRFDGTPWSTDKDGIIMCLLAAEITAVTGKNPQQHYDELAARFGAPSYNRLQASATSAQKAALSKLSPEMVSASTLAGDPITARLTAAPGNGAAIGGLKVMTENGWFAARPSGTEDAYKIYCESFLGEEHRKQIEKEAVEIVSEVLKNA